In one Natrarchaeobius halalkaliphilus genomic region, the following are encoded:
- a CDS encoding outer membrane protein assembly factor BamB family protein: MRRRGFCTLSTLGLLGGCLQLQEQSTGETDDGTETSPDGEDGDTRTETDGIERDTERIDLVEAWSRDVDSIAFHDGSFVGVVRPPHSDEVETTRLERYDEHGEIDWSSDEIEDGYRFAITEHDGGGIRSLDGAIVTAATGMEDTDGARLYAFDSETGEQLWVHETDGERAETYFRALTVHDETIYYGVTDSGGTDEDQNPSIRAIDTTTGDVRWEEQFDEGFFSGITVFDDRLYVGRGWELNVFERETGTRVHEEDVSIGFDGFIVTEDTLYFAESELQAYDPVDDELRWEREPDRTFDSGITHTNGTIYGGTRSGWVLARDESDGDLLWETRIDGSVINPLLVDHGVLWTVSDSHELSALNADTGAILYERENGSRRIATGSGRVFIEETAYELERSEA; the protein is encoded by the coding sequence ATGCGACGGCGGGGTTTTTGTACGCTCTCGACGCTGGGACTGCTGGGCGGCTGTCTCCAACTCCAGGAGCAATCGACAGGGGAGACCGACGACGGAACGGAGACGAGCCCCGACGGTGAGGACGGCGACACTCGGACGGAAACCGACGGAATCGAACGTGATACCGAACGGATAGATCTGGTCGAGGCGTGGAGCCGAGACGTCGACAGTATCGCGTTTCACGACGGTTCGTTCGTTGGTGTCGTCAGACCCCCTCACTCCGATGAGGTGGAGACGACGCGGCTCGAGCGCTACGACGAGCACGGCGAGATCGACTGGTCGTCCGACGAGATCGAAGACGGATATCGCTTCGCGATCACCGAGCACGACGGCGGCGGAATCCGTTCTCTCGATGGTGCGATCGTCACGGCAGCAACCGGAATGGAAGACACCGACGGTGCGCGACTGTACGCGTTCGATTCGGAGACGGGAGAGCAACTCTGGGTTCACGAGACGGACGGCGAGCGAGCCGAGACCTACTTTCGAGCGCTTACGGTCCACGACGAGACGATCTACTACGGCGTGACCGACTCCGGCGGCACCGACGAAGATCAGAACCCGTCAATACGAGCGATCGATACCACCACCGGCGACGTACGCTGGGAAGAACAGTTCGACGAGGGATTCTTCTCCGGTATCACCGTCTTCGACGACCGCCTGTACGTCGGCCGCGGCTGGGAACTGAACGTGTTCGAGCGCGAAACCGGAACTCGAGTCCACGAGGAGGACGTTTCGATCGGATTTGACGGGTTCATCGTAACCGAAGACACCCTCTATTTCGCTGAGTCGGAACTACAGGCGTACGACCCGGTCGACGACGAACTGCGCTGGGAGCGCGAACCCGACCGAACCTTCGATTCGGGGATCACTCACACCAATGGAACGATTTACGGCGGAACGCGCTCGGGGTGGGTTCTCGCTCGAGACGAGAGTGACGGGGACCTACTGTGGGAGACGCGAATCGACGGGAGCGTTATCAACCCGCTGCTCGTCGATCACGGCGTCCTGTGGACGGTCAGCGATTCACACGAGTTGTCCGCGCTCAACGCCGACACGGGAGCGATCCTGTACGAACGTGAGAACGGGTCCCGGCGGATTGCAACGGGAAGCGGTCGCGTGTTCATCGAAGAGACGGCCTACGAACTGGAACGCTCCGAAGCGTAA
- a CDS encoding PQQ-binding-like beta-propeller repeat protein: MSREGSNVGGLANRREALRVTSLSILGGLAGCMQPLLEETPDEQSADTHSTPGNGDDAGGSDDDEAPASGEDTDGDDQPDELELTEAWHDLELSHVYVSDGQFVARDSPDVYVLTRDGEVVWSTESSDPDRYSIWPMNGDGFARTDEFAFINYTSFTSEPGEYDGRIYAYDGDDGTELWMHETGLDRLRGLDATTERVYYTGTPFDDEAVPIRALSVDSREIEWERTIGTEHPYGPVLFDSTLYVSDDVLYALDPDTGEIEREHDVSGRFARRGDTLYFTGHESVQAFDLATEAVEWELTLENAIHSQIAVANGTIYAGDDMGYVSAYDADDGSERWEYRLVGSVTGSPRYDDGIVWAFDDTSTVWALDATDGTPLYRRETEAATDDPMAPLEGRVYVPEPYYTAYDVERD, translated from the coding sequence ATGTCACGGGAGGGATCGAACGTCGGAGGTCTCGCGAACAGGCGGGAGGCGCTGCGTGTGACTTCGCTGTCGATACTCGGGGGGCTGGCGGGATGCATGCAGCCGCTTCTCGAGGAGACGCCGGACGAACAGTCCGCCGACACCCACTCCACGCCGGGTAACGGCGACGACGCGGGCGGGAGTGACGACGACGAGGCACCAGCGAGTGGTGAAGATACCGACGGCGACGACCAGCCTGACGAACTCGAGTTGACCGAGGCCTGGCACGATCTGGAACTCTCGCACGTGTACGTTTCCGACGGGCAGTTCGTCGCCAGGGACAGCCCGGACGTGTACGTTCTGACCCGGGACGGCGAAGTGGTGTGGTCGACAGAAAGCAGCGACCCTGACAGGTACAGCATCTGGCCGATGAACGGCGACGGATTCGCGAGAACGGACGAGTTCGCGTTCATCAACTACACGAGCTTCACGTCCGAGCCAGGCGAGTACGATGGCCGAATCTACGCCTACGACGGGGACGATGGGACCGAGCTGTGGATGCACGAGACGGGTCTCGATCGGCTGAGAGGGCTCGATGCGACTACGGAACGGGTGTACTACACGGGAACGCCGTTCGACGACGAGGCGGTTCCGATCCGGGCGCTTTCGGTCGACTCTCGGGAGATCGAGTGGGAACGAACGATCGGGACGGAACACCCGTACGGGCCGGTTCTCTTCGACTCCACGCTGTACGTCTCGGATGACGTACTGTACGCGCTGGATCCGGATACCGGTGAGATCGAGCGGGAACACGACGTCTCGGGGAGGTTCGCTCGGAGAGGCGACACGCTGTACTTTACGGGCCACGAGTCGGTTCAAGCGTTCGATCTGGCCACTGAAGCCGTCGAATGGGAGCTCACTCTCGAGAACGCCATCCACTCGCAGATCGCCGTCGCCAACGGGACGATTTATGCGGGCGACGACATGGGCTACGTGTCGGCTTACGACGCGGACGACGGAAGCGAACGGTGGGAGTACCGCCTTGTCGGGAGCGTCACCGGCTCGCCGCGATACGACGACGGCATCGTCTGGGCGTTCGACGACACGAGCACCGTCTGGGCGCTCGACGCGACGGACGGAACGCCGCTGTACCGCCGCGAGACGGAGGCCGCAACCGACGATCCCATGGCCCCGCTCGAGGGCCGCGTCTACGTCCCCGAACCCTACTACACCGCCTACGACGTCGAGCGAGACTGA
- a CDS encoding PH domain-containing protein gives MTPQQSIPDADESIDDQSAETDGSDPSRHERVRLRTRPTIKPPLVWILVTVIVGGALALASFANVYGLEDPGLASIVGWTVVFVVFVVSLRLLVRIYVLTRTTYTVTETDIRHEFSLWFRQYSREIPLDRVRGQEFQQDRIQRVFGVGTISVLTGGTNASLGYVEFQNVPNPNEVTETVREQRLAASPIGGLE, from the coding sequence ATGACACCACAGCAATCCATACCCGACGCCGACGAATCGATCGATGATCAGTCAGCCGAGACCGACGGATCCGATCCGTCACGTCACGAGCGAGTGCGTCTCCGGACGCGACCGACGATCAAACCGCCGCTGGTGTGGATCCTCGTGACGGTCATCGTGGGTGGCGCACTCGCTCTCGCGTCCTTCGCCAACGTCTACGGACTCGAGGACCCCGGTCTCGCATCGATCGTCGGATGGACGGTCGTCTTCGTCGTCTTCGTCGTTTCCCTCCGGTTGCTCGTTCGCATCTACGTCTTGACCCGGACGACGTACACGGTGACCGAGACGGACATTCGCCACGAGTTCTCGCTGTGGTTCAGACAGTACTCGCGGGAGATCCCCCTCGACAGAGTTCGCGGACAGGAGTTCCAGCAGGATCGCATCCAGCGGGTTTTCGGCGTCGGAACGATCTCGGTTCTCACCGGCGGGACGAACGCCAGCCTCGGCTACGTCGAGTTTCAGAACGTGCCGAATCCGAACGAGGTGACAGAAACCGTCCGCGAACAGCGTCTCGCTGCATCGCCCATCGGCGGCCTCGAGTGA
- a CDS encoding 50S ribosomal protein L15e: MARSFYSHIKEAWKDPDDGKLGELQWQRKQEWRKQGAIERIDRPTRLDKARELGYKAKQGIVVTRVSVRKGTARKQRHKAGRRSKRQGVNRIGRRKNIQRIGEERVSRKYPNLRVLNSYWVGEDGSQKWFEVILVDPNHPAIENDDDLNWICDDAHNNRAFRGLTNAGKANRGLNNRGKGAEKVRPSNTGGQGRAK; this comes from the coding sequence ATGGCACGAAGCTTCTACTCCCACATCAAGGAGGCATGGAAGGACCCCGACGACGGTAAACTCGGGGAACTGCAGTGGCAACGCAAACAGGAGTGGCGCAAACAGGGCGCGATCGAGCGAATCGATCGTCCAACGCGACTCGACAAAGCGCGCGAACTCGGCTACAAAGCGAAACAGGGAATCGTCGTAACCCGCGTTTCCGTCCGAAAGGGGACGGCACGCAAACAGCGACACAAGGCCGGTCGACGCTCGAAGCGCCAGGGCGTCAACCGCATCGGGCGGCGAAAAAACATCCAGCGCATCGGAGAGGAGCGCGTCTCCCGGAAGTACCCCAACCTGCGGGTGCTCAACAGCTACTGGGTCGGTGAAGACGGCTCACAGAAGTGGTTCGAAGTGATCCTCGTCGATCCGAACCACCCCGCGATCGAAAACGACGACGATCTGAACTGGATCTGCGACGACGCCCACAACAACCGCGCGTTCCGTGGCCTCACTAATGCCGGCAAGGCAAACCGTGGGCTCAACAACCGCGGCAAGGGTGCAGAGAAGGTCCGTCCGTCCAACACCGGTGGACAGGGTCGCGCGAAGTAA
- a CDS encoding universal stress protein: MTDHILVPVDDSNRSTQAIEFACREYPNATITALHVLDPGDFYAATGLEGGAMVNYDEIHQQHERQAETVLENARELAAEHGRELETEQMIGSVSRSIVDYADEHDVDHVAIGSHGRTGASRILLGSVAETVARRSPVPVTIVR; the protein is encoded by the coding sequence ATGACGGATCACATCCTCGTTCCCGTCGACGATTCCAACCGATCGACGCAAGCGATCGAGTTCGCCTGTCGGGAGTACCCGAATGCGACGATCACCGCATTACACGTCCTCGATCCTGGCGATTTCTACGCGGCGACCGGACTCGAGGGTGGTGCGATGGTGAACTACGACGAGATTCACCAGCAACACGAACGACAGGCCGAGACGGTCCTCGAGAACGCACGCGAACTGGCGGCCGAACACGGACGCGAACTCGAGACCGAACAGATGATCGGCAGCGTCTCCCGGTCGATCGTCGATTACGCCGACGAACACGACGTCGATCACGTCGCGATCGGCAGCCACGGCCGAACGGGTGCGAGTCGAATCCTCCTCGGTAGCGTGGCCGAGACGGTGGCCCGGCGCTCGCCGGTCCCCGTAACGATCGTTCGCTGA
- a CDS encoding phosphoribosyltransferase family protein → MNRAEKAALQLRAVDVLRMLKETRTYDELAVTTGLPAGDLNRYVNGHVLPGTDRAHDVVEDLGRTALAEELGARIQVDDEGYVDNTGTVFDQPFLDLVSPVIANGFEFGRPDVVLTAATDGITLAASLASYYGTRCAYAKKRKETAVEEFIEARERLESGIQLTYYLPASAIDAGESVLVVDDLIRSGETQELLLDIVETADADVAGVFTLIAAGEDGIERARGRTDAPVGALTSV, encoded by the coding sequence ATGAACCGAGCCGAGAAAGCAGCCCTTCAGTTACGAGCCGTCGACGTCCTGCGAATGCTGAAAGAAACGCGAACGTACGACGAACTCGCCGTGACGACCGGGCTCCCTGCAGGCGATCTCAACCGATACGTCAACGGACACGTTCTCCCCGGAACCGACCGCGCACACGACGTCGTCGAAGACCTCGGCCGAACGGCCCTGGCCGAGGAACTCGGCGCGCGAATCCAGGTCGACGACGAAGGGTACGTCGACAACACCGGGACCGTCTTCGACCAGCCGTTTCTGGACCTCGTTTCGCCCGTCATCGCGAACGGGTTCGAGTTCGGTCGACCGGACGTCGTTCTCACCGCAGCAACCGACGGAATCACGCTCGCCGCGTCGCTTGCGAGCTACTACGGGACGCGTTGTGCCTACGCGAAAAAGCGCAAAGAAACCGCCGTCGAGGAGTTCATCGAGGCCCGTGAACGACTCGAATCGGGAATTCAACTCACCTACTACCTCCCCGCATCCGCGATCGACGCTGGCGAATCCGTTCTGGTCGTCGATGACCTCATTCGCTCCGGGGAAACGCAGGAACTCCTCCTCGACATCGTCGAAACGGCCGATGCCGACGTCGCCGGCGTCTTCACCCTCATCGCCGCCGGCGAAGACGGGATCGAACGCGCACGCGGGCGAACGGACGCACCAGTCGGCGCGCTCACGAGCGTCTGA
- a CDS encoding MATE family efflux transporter, producing MTTGVIPPKLLQLAWPLVLGNLLQTFYNLADMFWVGRVGSDAVAAVSLMFPLSWLFVSTAMGLTAATIALVSQHVGAGDDRTADRVVGQTILLALAVSSALAAVGLYFRRPLLWLIGARDQVFVEALAYIEVIFLALPLTFLFFAFRSSLQGAGDTKTAMWLVLISAGINVVLDPFFILGWGPFPEMGTRGAAVATFIARAIAAVAGIVILLDGRFGVRLRVGDLVPNRAIQRRLIDVGYPATIDGWARSFASVAMAGFVARFGAAPTAAYGIGVRLMSVTWAVSGAVGDATATGVGQNLGAKTPERAATVARTATATTMVFIFAVAAILLAFPAQAMRIFVADPDVIAEGVVFLRIMTPFWALFAGVMVIQGAFRGAGNTREAMVLSFLSRWIFRVPVALVLAFAWTITVPGVGLTFAAFDWGIEGIWWAYSFGMVASFVVAVAWFRLGTWREAVIDDGSSPGDGSSPPETDTESV from the coding sequence ATGACGACCGGCGTGATCCCTCCGAAACTGCTCCAGCTGGCGTGGCCGCTCGTTCTGGGGAACCTCCTCCAGACGTTCTACAACCTCGCGGATATGTTCTGGGTCGGTCGCGTGGGGAGCGACGCCGTCGCTGCCGTCTCGCTCATGTTCCCGCTCTCGTGGCTGTTCGTCTCGACGGCGATGGGGCTAACCGCCGCGACCATCGCTCTCGTCTCCCAGCACGTCGGCGCTGGCGACGACCGGACGGCTGACAGAGTCGTCGGGCAGACGATTCTACTCGCCCTCGCGGTCTCGAGCGCTCTCGCCGCCGTCGGCCTGTACTTCCGGCGACCCTTGCTGTGGCTGATCGGTGCGCGCGATCAGGTGTTCGTCGAGGCGCTCGCGTACATCGAAGTCATCTTCCTCGCACTACCGTTGACGTTCCTGTTTTTCGCGTTTCGGTCGTCGTTGCAGGGTGCCGGTGACACGAAGACGGCGATGTGGCTGGTCCTCATCTCGGCGGGTATCAACGTCGTTCTCGATCCGTTTTTCATCCTCGGCTGGGGGCCGTTCCCCGAGATGGGAACGCGAGGGGCGGCGGTGGCGACGTTTATCGCTCGAGCGATCGCAGCCGTTGCGGGTATCGTCATCCTCCTCGACGGTCGGTTCGGCGTTCGACTTCGGGTCGGTGATCTCGTGCCGAACCGTGCGATTCAGCGCCGGTTGATCGACGTCGGCTACCCGGCCACGATCGACGGCTGGGCGCGCAGTTTCGCCTCGGTCGCGATGGCGGGATTCGTCGCCCGCTTCGGCGCAGCACCCACCGCGGCGTACGGGATCGGCGTCCGGTTGATGTCAGTCACCTGGGCGGTTTCAGGAGCGGTCGGTGATGCGACGGCGACCGGCGTCGGGCAGAACCTCGGTGCGAAAACGCCCGAGCGGGCCGCAACGGTCGCCAGGACGGCGACCGCGACGACAATGGTGTTCATCTTCGCCGTCGCGGCGATTCTCCTCGCGTTTCCCGCCCAGGCGATGCGGATCTTCGTCGCGGATCCCGACGTGATCGCCGAGGGCGTCGTCTTTCTCCGGATCATGACCCCCTTCTGGGCGCTGTTCGCCGGCGTGATGGTCATCCAGGGAGCGTTCCGCGGAGCCGGCAACACGCGAGAGGCGATGGTCCTCTCGTTCCTCTCGCGGTGGATCTTTCGCGTGCCGGTCGCGCTCGTGCTCGCGTTCGCCTGGACGATTACCGTCCCCGGCGTCGGTCTCACGTTCGCCGCCTTCGACTGGGGCATCGAGGGGATCTGGTGGGCGTACTCGTTCGGTATGGTCGCCTCGTTCGTCGTTGCCGTCGCCTGGTTCCGTCTCGGCACGTGGCGAGAAGCCGTCATCGACGACGGCAGCTCGCCCGGAGACGGCTCGAGTCCACCGGAGACCGACACCGAGTCCGTCTGA
- a CDS encoding flippase: protein MTNQDEGISTLAKQGSITFVGNVVNGVFGFAIVMLMTRFVSPSVYGLFVLATSVILFMQVFANLGLPLAIDYFVPQYLDEGERGKAKGVIVQVTATVLVTSSLVALALAMSSDFVGEFFQEPAMRIALLLLSVTIPMLAIYNVLLTSYYSIKKLQYRVIMRDLVRPIVRFAVTAVLLLVGYGLLGLIAGYVIGLFVAITIGAAVFTYKAWDLLSTELEFVAPGPLVTYSVPLAMTSVVFVLMGHVDYFVLGYFLESDDVGIYRVGYMLGSGLMIIFNSLSPVFKPLIAETRDDVELVQQRFRIMARWIVAITLPVAIVLSLGASSYLAVLYTPQYAEASAVVALLAGAFLFNVTFGGPDGSLLQGLGYSRIVFANTLALFGTNFIVSMALVPIVGIEGAAIGSAAALFLVGALTLAEIYYLDRIHPFTRDFAKIVASGVPATIAGVPVVYVLESDLAIVAVLPVVVIATYLGTLILMDAFTDADAQMAAEFSPALRKWLPVSLFER, encoded by the coding sequence ATGACGAATCAGGACGAGGGCATCTCGACGCTCGCAAAGCAAGGAAGCATCACGTTCGTCGGGAACGTCGTCAACGGTGTCTTCGGCTTCGCAATAGTCATGCTGATGACACGATTTGTCAGCCCTTCCGTCTACGGACTGTTCGTTCTCGCGACGTCCGTCATTCTGTTCATGCAGGTGTTTGCGAACCTCGGTCTCCCGCTCGCGATCGACTACTTCGTTCCACAGTATTTAGACGAGGGAGAACGCGGCAAGGCAAAGGGCGTGATCGTCCAGGTAACCGCGACCGTCCTCGTGACGTCCTCGCTCGTCGCGCTCGCACTCGCGATGAGTTCCGACTTCGTGGGCGAGTTCTTCCAGGAGCCGGCGATGCGGATCGCTCTGTTGCTCCTCTCCGTGACGATCCCGATGCTCGCGATCTACAACGTCTTGCTCACCTCCTACTACAGCATCAAAAAGCTGCAGTATCGCGTCATCATGCGCGATCTCGTCCGTCCGATCGTTCGCTTCGCCGTCACCGCCGTTCTATTGCTCGTCGGATACGGGCTCCTGGGTCTGATCGCCGGCTACGTCATCGGTCTGTTCGTCGCGATCACCATCGGCGCGGCCGTCTTCACCTACAAGGCGTGGGACCTCCTCTCGACCGAACTCGAGTTCGTCGCACCGGGACCGCTCGTGACGTACTCCGTGCCCCTCGCGATGACTAGCGTCGTCTTCGTGTTGATGGGACACGTCGACTACTTCGTTCTGGGGTACTTCCTCGAGTCCGACGACGTCGGTATCTACCGGGTCGGCTACATGCTGGGCTCCGGGCTGATGATCATTTTCAACTCCCTGTCGCCGGTGTTCAAGCCCCTCATCGCGGAAACCAGAGACGACGTCGAACTGGTCCAACAGCGGTTTCGGATCATGGCTCGCTGGATCGTCGCGATCACGCTCCCGGTGGCGATCGTGCTCTCGCTCGGGGCGAGTTCGTATCTCGCGGTGTTGTACACGCCACAGTACGCCGAAGCCAGCGCGGTCGTTGCACTGCTCGCCGGCGCGTTTCTGTTCAACGTCACGTTCGGCGGTCCGGACGGCTCGCTGTTACAGGGACTCGGCTACTCGCGGATCGTCTTCGCCAACACGCTTGCACTCTTCGGAACCAATTTCATCGTCTCGATGGCGCTCGTTCCGATCGTCGGCATCGAAGGCGCTGCGATCGGCTCCGCGGCGGCGCTCTTTCTGGTCGGCGCACTGACGCTGGCCGAGATCTACTACCTCGACCGCATTCATCCGTTCACCAGGGATTTCGCGAAGATCGTGGCTTCGGGCGTCCCGGCCACGATCGCCGGCGTTCCCGTCGTCTACGTCCTCGAGTCCGACCTCGCGATCGTGGCCGTCCTTCCGGTCGTGGTGATCGCAACGTACCTCGGAACGTTGATCCTGATGGACGCGTTCACCGATGCCGACGCGCAGATGGCCGCCGAGTTCAGTCCGGCGCTCCGCAAGTGGCTCCCGGTTAGCCTGTTCGAGCGGTGA
- a CDS encoding FxLYD domain-containing protein, translating to MHRRAFLSLAIVLPGCLDFVEENGEDITEPGDVEIVWDDLVRDDPGTEDERVYVWAVVRNVGERTLSYIEIRATFFDEEGEQLESVIENVDEDVSSGEQWAFEVEFPHFGERAAEVESYELEPATGV from the coding sequence ATGCATCGTCGCGCGTTCCTCTCGCTCGCGATCGTGTTACCCGGCTGTCTCGACTTCGTCGAGGAGAACGGAGAAGACATCACGGAGCCCGGAGACGTCGAAATCGTCTGGGACGACCTCGTGCGAGACGATCCTGGAACCGAAGACGAGCGCGTCTACGTCTGGGCAGTCGTTCGAAACGTGGGCGAGCGGACGCTGAGTTACATCGAGATTCGGGCAACTTTCTTCGACGAGGAAGGCGAGCAACTCGAGAGCGTCATCGAGAACGTCGACGAGGACGTCTCTTCAGGGGAACAGTGGGCGTTCGAGGTCGAATTTCCACACTTCGGGGAGAGAGCTGCCGAGGTCGAGTCGTACGAACTCGAACCGGCGACTGGCGTCTAG
- a CDS encoding DUF2103 domain-containing protein, whose translation MECRHCGSPLEKPGDFCLVCRESNTGAIVLEAARDRATMTILARADGDDERPTDDTQIRGTTTITTTPERGENEPVELRNFAGLIGDEIRRKRPEEVYAGGVRSVIRAVRADIHYPCYRVDDEDPVAAVLERRGNRALDVVETPPAEKIGGSHTTLIGGRTGMRAIHAVADHPHVKKVIPGPIDAGGTGSRSGLRAKVTRADGGGNVRMLLRDGSSVQENRIVTTARDREMGERIRDDLNDVLSDEEFR comes from the coding sequence ATGGAGTGTCGCCACTGCGGCTCGCCGCTCGAGAAACCCGGCGACTTCTGTCTCGTCTGTCGGGAGTCGAACACCGGCGCGATCGTCCTCGAGGCGGCACGGGACCGGGCGACGATGACGATACTCGCGAGAGCGGATGGCGACGACGAACGACCCACCGACGACACGCAGATCCGAGGGACGACGACGATCACGACGACGCCCGAACGCGGTGAGAACGAACCCGTCGAACTCCGGAATTTCGCTGGACTGATCGGTGACGAAATTCGCCGCAAACGACCCGAGGAGGTCTATGCGGGCGGCGTTCGGTCGGTTATCCGTGCCGTCCGCGCGGACATTCACTACCCGTGCTACCGCGTCGACGACGAGGACCCCGTCGCCGCCGTTCTCGAGCGCCGCGGAAATCGCGCACTCGACGTCGTCGAGACGCCTCCGGCCGAGAAGATCGGCGGCAGCCACACGACGCTCATCGGCGGCCGAACCGGAATGCGAGCCATTCACGCCGTCGCCGACCACCCTCACGTCAAAAAAGTCATCCCCGGTCCGATCGACGCCGGCGGAACCGGTTCCCGGTCCGGTCTCCGGGCGAAAGTCACCCGCGCCGACGGTGGCGGCAACGTTCGCATGCTCTTGCGCGACGGCTCGAGCGTCCAGGAAAACCGTATCGTGACGACCGCCCGCGATCGGGAGATGGGCGAGCGGATCCGCGACGATCTGAACGACGTCCTCTCCGACGAGGAGTTCCGGTAG
- a CDS encoding 50S ribosomal protein L37ae yields MADKGTVGSAGRFGARYGRVARRRISEIEDDMNNAEVDGDDVSRVGTGIWKNDETGEVFTGGAYRPKTPAGRTVTRSIRAALADDSDE; encoded by the coding sequence ATGGCCGATAAAGGAACCGTCGGTAGCGCGGGCCGCTTTGGCGCTCGTTACGGTCGAGTCGCACGACGTCGCATCAGCGAGATCGAAGACGACATGAACAACGCCGAAGTCGACGGTGACGACGTCTCTCGCGTCGGGACCGGTATCTGGAAGAACGACGAAACCGGCGAGGTCTTTACCGGCGGTGCGTACCGACCGAAAACGCCAGCCGGTCGCACCGTCACGCGTTCGATCCGCGCCGCACTGGCCGACGACAGCGACGAATAA
- a CDS encoding DNA-directed RNA polymerase subunit P, which produces MSYKCSRCKRDVQLDEYGGVRCPYCGHRVLLKERSRDVKEVGVD; this is translated from the coding sequence ATGAGTTACAAGTGTTCCCGCTGCAAACGTGACGTCCAGCTCGATGAGTACGGCGGCGTCCGCTGTCCCTACTGTGGACACCGCGTCCTGCTGAAAGAACGCAGCCGCGACGTCAAGGAAGTCGGCGTCGACTAA
- a CDS encoding KEOPS complex subunit Pcc1, which translates to MTSHDATLEFEYGCASTARTVAESVRLEIGDIDDDRSRTAIERTDSTVRLEVAADDAVALRAALNTWFSLVDVAEQAGTLGEYTLERR; encoded by the coding sequence GTGACTTCTCACGACGCGACTCTCGAGTTCGAGTACGGGTGCGCGTCCACGGCACGTACCGTCGCGGAGAGCGTCCGTCTCGAGATCGGTGATATCGACGACGATCGGTCTCGGACGGCGATCGAGCGAACCGACTCGACGGTCCGCCTCGAGGTCGCTGCCGACGATGCCGTCGCGTTACGGGCGGCGCTGAACACCTGGTTTTCCCTGGTCGACGTCGCAGAGCAGGCCGGAACTCTCGGAGAGTACACGCTCGAGCGGCGCTGA
- a CDS encoding prefoldin subunit beta, which yields MQGNLPPEAQEKIEQLQDLQETAQQVAVQKQEAESTLTDAENALDELENVDDDTVMYRQVGELLVETEYDEAEDELDDKVNSLEIRLETLEKQEDRVQQQFESLQEELEGLLGGGMGGGPAGPGGPGAGGA from the coding sequence ATGCAAGGAAACCTGCCGCCGGAAGCACAGGAGAAAATCGAACAGCTTCAGGACCTTCAGGAGACCGCACAGCAGGTCGCCGTCCAGAAGCAGGAAGCCGAATCCACCCTCACGGACGCCGAAAACGCCCTCGACGAACTCGAGAACGTCGACGACGACACCGTGATGTACCGCCAGGTCGGTGAACTCCTCGTCGAGACGGAGTACGACGAGGCCGAGGACGAACTCGATGACAAGGTCAACTCCCTCGAGATCCGTCTCGAGACGCTCGAAAAGCAAGAAGACCGCGTTCAGCAGCAGTTCGAGAGCCTCCAGGAGGAGCTCGAAGGGCTGCTCGGCGGCGGGATGGGCGGCGGCCCGGCCGGTCCGGGCGGCCCGGGCGCTGGCGGCGCGTAA
- a CDS encoding DUF3194 domain-containing protein, whose translation MTQAEPTDEAVVQTASDAAEGLIFSRYKQSVVRDCDVTVTFEEGVLDVDVYVNVPDDEGSHDPERVADDAALAAQEAVDELFEESG comes from the coding sequence ATGACGCAGGCTGAACCGACCGACGAAGCGGTCGTCCAGACCGCATCCGACGCCGCGGAAGGGCTGATCTTCTCGCGGTACAAACAGTCGGTCGTTCGCGACTGTGACGTCACCGTTACGTTCGAAGAGGGCGTCCTCGACGTGGACGTTTACGTAAACGTCCCCGACGACGAGGGAAGCCACGATCCCGAGCGTGTTGCCGACGACGCCGCGCTCGCTGCCCAGGAGGCCGTCGACGAACTGTTTGAGGAATCCGGATAA